CGGGCCAGGGTGTGCTGGGGGTGCGTCGGCAGACCGGGATAGAGCACCTTCGCGACCGCCGGGTGGCCTTCGAGGTAGCGGGCCACCTTGGTGGCCGTCTCGATCTGCTGGCGGGACCTCAGGGCGAGGGTCGGAAGCCCGTACACGAGGGGCGGCCAGGCGTCCTTGGGGGCGAGGGGCGCGCCGAAGTCCTTGCGGAAAAGGAGAACGTCGGGCTCGAGCAGGCGGGGGCCGACCCAGACGCCGCCCATGTCCGTTCCGAAGCCGCCCACGTTCTTGGTCAGGGAGGCCACCACGACGTCGGCGCCAAGAGTGATGGGGCGCTGGCAGAAGGCCGTGGCGAAGGTGTTGTCCACCACGATGAAGATCTTCCGCTTCTTCGGGTTTCTCGCGGCGTTGGCCCGGTCCACGGCCTGGCGGATCGAGGCCAGGTCCACGATCTCGAGGATGGGGTTGCTGGGGGTCTCGAAATAGACGGCGACCACGTCCTCGGTCAGCATGCGCTCGAGGGCCGCCACGTCCTTCATGTCCACGAATTTGGCGGTGATGCCGAAGCGGGGAAGCCAGTTGGCCATGAGGGAGTAGGTGCAACCGTACATGGTCCGGTGGGCGAGGATCGTGTCGCCGGCCTTGGCGAGCACGCCCAGACTGGCCGTGATGGCCCCCATCCCGGTGGCGAAGCAGACGGCGCACTCCCCCTCCTCCGCGGCCGCCAGGTTGTCCTCGAGCATGGAGCGGCTGGGTTCGTCGAGGCGGTCGTAGATGTAAATCGGCGGCTGGGTGTGGCGGTTGAGTTCCGGGTTGGCGAAGGCCTGAAACCCTTGGGCGCCGCGCTCGGCGCTCTCGAGCCGGTAGGCGGCCGAGGCCGAAATGGGCGGGACGATGTGGTCGCGGTAGTCCCAGTGGGGCGAGTGGAAATCCCCGTGAATGAGGCGGGTTTCCTTGTGGTAGGCGCGCTTCTTGTCTTTCCGGGCGGTCATCCCCGTGCCCTCCTCGGCGCTCATTCTACTCCAGTCGGCGGACCGCGCCAGGGTTTTCCGCCTCCGGGGCCGGGGCGTGGGGCAAAATGTGCTATGTTGGGGCGCTGTTTCCGGGCCCGAAGGTCCGGGAAGAAAGGAAGGACGGATCGTGGATCTGGGGTTCTTGAGGTCCGTGGCCAAGCCCACGCGCTACACGGGCGGCGAGGTGAATCAGGCGGTCAAGGCGGAGCGGGAAGGCCTGCTCCATGTGGCGCTCGCCTTTCCGGACGTCTACGAGATCGCCATGAGCACCCTGGGCCTCAAGATCCTCTACGGGGTGCTGAACGAGCGGGAGGACGTCTGGGCCGAGCGCGTCTTCATGCCCATGCCCGACATGCAGGAGGCCCTCGAGGCTCGCGGTCTGCCCCTCTACGGGCTCGAATCGGGCCGGCCGCTGAAAGCCTTCGACCTGGTCGGGTTCACGCTGCAGTTCGAGTTGACGTACACGAACATCCTCCACATGCTCCGCCTGGGGGGGGTGCCCCTGAGGGCGGCCGACCGTGGCCCCGAAGATCCCGTGGTGGTGGCCGGCGGACCCTGCGCCGTGAATCCGGAACCTCTGGCCCCCTTTTTCGACGGGTTCTTCGTGGGGGACGGCGAGGAGGGGATCCTCGACCTGTGCGAGGCGGTCCGGGCTACCCGCGGACGTCCCCGCCGCGACGTGTGGCGCGCCCTGGCCTCCGTGGAGGGGACGTACGTTCCCGCGCTCTACCGCACGGAACGCGACCCGGCTACGGGAATGGAGGTGGTGACGGGTCCGGCGGAGGAGGGAGCCCCCTTCCCCGTCCGCCGCCGACTCCTGAGGGACATCGACGCCTTCCCCTTCCCCTCCAAGGTCATCGTTCCCCACCACGAAGTGGTCCACGACCGGTACAGCCTGGAGCTTTCCAGGGGATGCGCCGTCGGGTGCCGCTTCTGTCAGGCGGGGTACATCTACCGTCCCCAGCGGGACCGGGACGCCGGGGCGGTTCGCGCCGCGGTGGCGCGAGGGCTCGAATCCACGGGCTTCAACGAGGTGACGCTGTTGAGCCTGAACGCGGGGGAGTACGCGGGGATCGAGCGCCTGGCCCGAGCCATCGCCGCCGAGGCCGCCGACCGGGGCGTGGGCGTCGCCATGCCCAGCCTGCGCGTGAGCAGTCTCACGCGGGAACTGGTGGGGGCGCTCTCGGCGGGGCGGAAGTCGGGCTTCACCATCGCCCCCGAAGCCGGGACCGAGCGCCTCAGGGCCGTGATCAACAAGAAGATCTCCGAGGAGGACCTCGTCAACGCCGTGACGGTGGTCTTTTCCTCGGGGTGGAGCGTCCTCAAGCTCTACTTCATGATCGGACTCCCCACGGAGCGGCCCGAAGACGTGGACGCCATCGCACGCCTGGCGGATCTTTCGGCCCGGGCGGCCAAGAATGCGGGCTGCCGAAACCCCGTGGTGACGATTTCCACCTCCTCCTTCGTGCCCAAGCCCTTCACCCCCTTCCAGTGGTTCCCCATGGAAGGCCCGGACTCGCTCCGAGACAAGCAGGCCCGGCTCAAGTCCCTCCTTCGCCGCCCCGCGCAATACCGGTGG
This is a stretch of genomic DNA from Acidobacteriota bacterium. It encodes these proteins:
- a CDS encoding PLP-dependent transferase, whose protein sequence is MTARKDKKRAYHKETRLIHGDFHSPHWDYRDHIVPPISASAAYRLESAERGAQGFQAFANPELNRHTQPPIYIYDRLDEPSRSMLEDNLAAAEEGECAVCFATGMGAITASLGVLAKAGDTILAHRTMYGCTYSLMANWLPRFGITAKFVDMKDVAALERMLTEDVVAVYFETPSNPILEIVDLASIRQAVDRANAARNPKKRKIFIVVDNTFATAFCQRPITLGADVVVASLTKNVGGFGTDMGGVWVGPRLLEPDVLLFRKDFGAPLAPKDAWPPLVYGLPTLALRSRQQIETATKVARYLEGHPAVAKVLYPGLPTHPQHTLARKQMLDPDGNFAPGIMIYFILKGTPEQAREAGRKMMDHLADHALSVTLAVSLGQIRTLIEHPASMTHAPLPVEAQVAAGLDPGGIRISIGIERADDIMADLEEALSVL
- a CDS encoding TIGR03960 family B12-binding radical SAM protein, whose translation is MDLGFLRSVAKPTRYTGGEVNQAVKAEREGLLHVALAFPDVYEIAMSTLGLKILYGVLNEREDVWAERVFMPMPDMQEALEARGLPLYGLESGRPLKAFDLVGFTLQFELTYTNILHMLRLGGVPLRAADRGPEDPVVVAGGPCAVNPEPLAPFFDGFFVGDGEEGILDLCEAVRATRGRPRRDVWRALASVEGTYVPALYRTERDPATGMEVVTGPAEEGAPFPVRRRLLRDIDAFPFPSKVIVPHHEVVHDRYSLELSRGCAVGCRFCQAGYIYRPQRDRDAGAVRAAVARGLESTGFNEVTLLSLNAGEYAGIERLARAIAAEAADRGVGVAMPSLRVSSLTRELVGALSAGRKSGFTIAPEAGTERLRAVINKKISEEDLVNAVTVVFSSGWSVLKLYFMIGLPTERPEDVDAIARLADLSARAAKNAGCRNPVVTISTSSFVPKPFTPFQWFPMEGPDSLRDKQARLKSLLRRPAQYRWHDVEGSLLEGAFSLGDRRLADVLEEASGLGCRLDSWTEHFRPDLWREAFSRKGLTPEEYLHRERGREERFPWEVVDVGVTRSFLWRERERALAGETTETCGPEACHGCAPFAKDCLASVFARALPKEAASVPRPPVPAPARHRLRFRKEGPSVFLGHLDLTEALVRALRRAGAALAYSQGYHPMPKIELCAPLPLGVEGREEWMDFTAHVGDRGLFLGRLAATLPSGILAERLFPVPEGSPSLSELALQVYEVGLGRLDEAERAEVRRRAEAFRASESWPVTREGKGKTRTFDLRARVQGLEVEEGRIEVRLLQGGFMDLVEAVAPEPLRDRLSLVRLGLRFAPRPAPPPAQPASKGRAER